One Anolis carolinensis isolate JA03-04 chromosome 5, rAnoCar3.1.pri, whole genome shotgun sequence DNA segment encodes these proteins:
- the LOC103281511 gene encoding zinc finger protein 418 — protein MPITLGMEEKPYKCLECRKSFTASGSLRSHLRTHTGEKPYKCLECGKSFSKSGNLYQHQRTHTRDKPYICLDCGKSFTKIRNLHSHQRTHTGVKPYQCMICRKSFTQSGSLRSHQRTHTGEKPYKCIVCGKSFARNGGLRSHQKTHTGEKPYTCLECGKSFSGSGNLQSHYRIHTGEKPYKCLECGKSFTHSGHLHLHYRTHTGERPFSCRECGKSFSDRGSLHKHHRIHTGEKLYPCLECGKSFAHSGTLRRHHRTHTGEKPYTCLECGKRFTHSGSLRRHHRTHTGEKPFLCLECGKIFADSGNLDKHHRIHTGKKPYKCLECGKTFTYSGYLYQHQRIHTREDPYKCLECGKSFTVSRGLQRHHRIHTERKDGI, from the coding sequence ATGCCTATCACTCTTGGCATggaggagaaaccctataaatgccttgaGTGCAGAAAAAGCTTCACTGCgagtggaagtctacgttcacatctaagaacccacactggagagaaaccctataaatgtctggagtgtgggaagagcttcagtaagagtggaaaTCTATATcagcatcaaaggactcacactaggGATAAGCCCTATATATGTCTGGACTGTGGGAAAAGCTTCACTAAGATCAGAAACCTACATTCACATcaacggactcacactggggTGAAACCCTATCAATGCATGATATGtagaaagagcttcactcagagtggaagtctacgttcacatcaaaggactcacactggggagaaaccctataaatgtatTGTGTGCGGAAAGAGCTTCGCTCGCAATGGTGGTCTACGCTCACATCAAAAAACccacactggtgagaaaccctatacgtgcctggagtgcggaaagagcttcagtgggaGTGGAAATCTACAAAGTCATTAtagaattcacactggggagaaaccgtataaatgcttggagtgcggaaagagcttcactcacagTGGACATCTGCATTTACATTACagaacccacactggggagagacCCTTTTCATGCcgtgagtgtggaaagagcttcagtgaccGTGGAAGTCTACATAAACATCATAGaatccacactggggaaaaactctatccatgcctggagtgtggaaagagcttcgctCACAGTGGAACTCTACGCAGACATCATAGGACccatactggagagaaaccctatacatgcctggagtgtggaaagaggttCACTCATAGCGGAAGTCTACGTAGGCATCATAGAacccacaccggggagaaacccttcttatgcttggagtgtggaaagatcTTTGCTGACAGCGGAAACCTCGACAAACATCATAGAATCCACACTGggaagaaaccctataaatgcctggagtgcggaaagaCCTTCACTTACAGTGGATATCTATATCAACATCAAAGAATTCACACTAGGGAGGatccctataaatgcctggagtgtggaaagagcttcactgtgAGTAGAGGTCTACAGAGACATCACAGAATTCACACGGAACGAAAAGATGGTATTTGA
- the LOC107983725 gene encoding zinc finger protein 135 — protein sequence MEEKPYICVECGKRFAHSSSLDIHQRTHTGEKPYKCLECGQSFACNGNLHSHQRIHTGEKPYKCQECGQSFTENGSLHKHKRIHTGDKPYKCLECGRSFSTSGILRLHKRTHSGEKAYKCLECGQSFARSGTLRLHQRTHTGEKPYKCLECGQSFARKAHLQSHQRIHTGEKPYKCQECGQSFTESGSLHKHQRTHTGEKPYKCLECGHNFTQSSGLRSHQRIHTGEKPYKCLECGQSFSDSSLLRSHQWTHTGEKPYKCLECEQSFAHSSALHKHQRIHTGEKPYKCLECGQSFAQSGNLSSHQRTHTGEKPYKCLECGHSFTQSSSLRSHQWTHTGEKPYKCLECEQSFARSGTLRLHQRTHTGEKPYKCLECRQSFSDSSLLRLHQRTHTGEKPYKCLECGHSFIQSSDLRSHQRIHTGEKA from the coding sequence ATGGAAGAGAAACCCTATATATGTGTTGAGTGTGGAAAGCGTTTCGCCCATAGTTCATCTCTAGatatacatcaaaggactcacactggggagaaaccctataaatgcctggagtgtggacagagctttgcttgtaatggaaatctacattcacatcagaggattcacactggagagaaaccctataaatgccaggagtgtggacagagcttcactgaaaaTGGAAGTCTTCATAAACATAAAAGGATCCACACTGGGGacaaaccctataaatgcctggaatgtggaaggaGCTTCAGTACGAGTGGAATTCTCCGTTTACATAAAAGGACTCACTCTGGAGAGAAggcctataaatgcctggagtgtggacagagcttcgctcggaGTGGAACTCTACGTTTGCATCAAAGAacacacactggggagaaaccctataaatgtctggagtgtggacagagcttcgctcggaAAGCACATCTACAGtcacatcaaaggatccacactggggagaaaccctataaatgccaggaatgtggacagagcttcactgaaagTGGAAGTctacataaacatcaaaggactcacactggggagaaaccttataaatgcctggagtgtggacacaacttcactcagagttcaggtctacgttcacatcaaaggattcacactggggagaaaccctataaatgcctggagtgtggacagagcttttctgaTAGTTCacttctacgttcacatcaatggactcacactggggagaaaccctataaatgcctggagtgtgaacagagcttcgCTCATAGTTCAGCTctacataaacatcaaaggattcacactggggagaaaccctataaatgcctggagtgtggacagagcttcgctcaaaGTGGAAACCtaagttcacatcaaaggactcacactggggagaaaccttataaatgcctggagtgtggacacagcttcactcagagttcaagtctacgttcacatcaatggactcacactggggagaaaccctataaatgcctggagtgtgaacagagcttcgCTCGAAGTGGAACTCTACGTTTGCATCAAAGAacacacactggggagaaaccctataaatgcctggagtgtagACAGAGCTTTTCTGATAGTTCACTTCTACGTTTGCATCAAAGAacacacactggagagaaaccctataaatgcctggagtgtggacacagcttcattcagagttcagatctacgttcacatcaaaggattcacactggggagaaagccTAG